One part of the Canis lupus dingo isolate Sandy chromosome 14, ASM325472v2, whole genome shotgun sequence genome encodes these proteins:
- the SRI gene encoding sorcin isoform X2 yields MAYPGHPGAGGGYYPGGYGGAPGGPTFPGQTQDPLYGYFAAVAGQDGQIDADELQRCLTQSGIAGGYKPFNLETCRLMVSMLDRDMSGTMGFNEFKELWAVLNGWRQHFISFDSDRSGTVDPQELQKALTTMGFRLSPQAVNSIAKRYSTNGKITFDDYIACCVKLRALTDSFRRRDTAQQGVVNFPYDDFIQCVMSV; encoded by the exons ATGGCGTACCCGGGGCACCCTGGCGCCGGCGGCGGGTACTACCCGGGCGGG TATGGAGGGGCCCCCGGAGGACCTACGTTTCCCGGACAAACTCAGGATCCGCTCTATGGTTACTTTGCTGCCGTAGCTGGACAG gatgGGCAAATAGATGCTGATGAATTGCAGAGATGCCTGACACAGTCAGGCATTGCTGGAGGATACAAAC CTTTTAACCTGGAGACTTGTCGGCTTATGGTTTCAATGCTGGAT AGAGATATGTCAGGCACAATGGGTTTCAATGAATTTAAAGAACTCTGGGCTGTGCTGAATGGCTGGAGACAACACTTCATCAGTTTTGACAGTGATCGGAGTGGAACAGTGGATCCTCAAGAACTGCAGAAGGCCTTGACCACAATGG GTTTTCGTTTGAGTCCCCAGGCTGTGAATTCAATTGCAAAACGATACAGCACCAATGGCAAGATTACCTTTGATGACTACATCGCCTGCTGTGTCAAACTGCGAGCCCTGACAG ACAGCTTTCGAAGACGGGATACTGCTCAGCAAGGTGTTGTGAATTTCCCATATGATGAT ttcatCCAGTGTGTCATGAGCGTTTAA
- the SRI gene encoding sorcin isoform X1 has protein sequence MLSRTQFLKLFPVFQGRFHVLLFPRPPPSQACRSGPWGQRAAPASQKRPPPGAREPGRPDSRSRPQGSGASEPRQQDEIENPRGAALGWDVPFVARGGRRRYGGAPGGPTFPGQTQDPLYGYFAAVAGQDGQIDADELQRCLTQSGIAGGYKPFNLETCRLMVSMLDRDMSGTMGFNEFKELWAVLNGWRQHFISFDSDRSGTVDPQELQKALTTMGFRLSPQAVNSIAKRYSTNGKITFDDYIACCVKLRALTDSFRRRDTAQQGVVNFPYDDFIQCVMSV, from the exons ATGCTCTCTCGCACACAGTTCCTGAagctttttcctgttttccaagGGCGTTTCCATGTTTTGCTCTTTCCacgcccccctccctcccaggcgtGCAGGAGCGGCCCCTGGGGCCAGCGTGCAGCCCCTGCCTCCCAAAAGCGCCCTCcgccgggagcccgggagcccgggaggcCCGACAGCCGAAGCCGCCCGCAAGGCTCGGGAGCGTCAGAACCGAGGCAGCAGGACGAAATCGAGAATCCCCGGGGCGCCGCCCTGGGTTGGGACGTGCCATTCGTGGCGCGGGGAGGAAGGCGGCGG TATGGAGGGGCCCCCGGAGGACCTACGTTTCCCGGACAAACTCAGGATCCGCTCTATGGTTACTTTGCTGCCGTAGCTGGACAG gatgGGCAAATAGATGCTGATGAATTGCAGAGATGCCTGACACAGTCAGGCATTGCTGGAGGATACAAAC CTTTTAACCTGGAGACTTGTCGGCTTATGGTTTCAATGCTGGAT AGAGATATGTCAGGCACAATGGGTTTCAATGAATTTAAAGAACTCTGGGCTGTGCTGAATGGCTGGAGACAACACTTCATCAGTTTTGACAGTGATCGGAGTGGAACAGTGGATCCTCAAGAACTGCAGAAGGCCTTGACCACAATGG GTTTTCGTTTGAGTCCCCAGGCTGTGAATTCAATTGCAAAACGATACAGCACCAATGGCAAGATTACCTTTGATGACTACATCGCCTGCTGTGTCAAACTGCGAGCCCTGACAG ACAGCTTTCGAAGACGGGATACTGCTCAGCAAGGTGTTGTGAATTTCCCATATGATGAT ttcatCCAGTGTGTCATGAGCGTTTAA